From the genome of Agromyces intestinalis:
GACCCTGCGGAGCGGTCTCGGGATAGATCGAGACGGTCACGCTGTTGCCCGACACCTGCTCGTCGTAGCGGGTGACGCGGCCCCAGCCGGCGTAGCACTTGTTCGACCAGATGATCTCGAGCCGGGTGTGGTTCGTGCGGTCCGAGCTCGTGGCGACCTCGGCGTCGTTCACGCACGGCGTGAGCGCCGGATCGACGCCGTTGTGCACGTTGATCTGCGCGCGGGGGTTGATCGGGGCATCCGTCAGCTCTTTGATCGCAGCCTCGCGGGCCTCGGCGCGCGCCTGATCGAGTGCGGCGGCGGTGACCGCGGCGCTCACGCCCGCGCTCGCCAGGGTTCCGAGCACGAACGCGCCGGCGACCAGGGCGGCGATCGCGCCACGCCTGAGCGGCCGGCGGGCGGTCGAACCCGCGCGCGGCTCACGGTCGGCCTCCGTCGCGGATGCACCCGGGCTGGATGCACCCGGGCTGGATGCGTCAGCGCTGGATCGTTGGGCGCTGGATCGTTGGGCGCTGGATGCTTGGGCATCGCTCGTCACACGGCCAGACGTCGCGGTGGCGAGCGTCGCGGCACTCCCCGTCGCGATCGCGTCGCGGCGGCGCACCCAGCGAGCGGGATCCTCTCCGCAGGCTCGCACGACCCGGTCGACGGTGCGCGCCGAGGGCAGCTGCCGCCCAGCGAACGCGTCCGAAAGCACGGTCTTCGAGATGCCCGTGTCGTGCTGCAGCTTGCCGAGCGTGGGACTGCCGGCGGCCAGGCGCAGGGCGCGCAGGTCGGAGGCGAGCGCGGCGATGTCGTCGTTCGGGGTGGCGTCGGCCATCGGATGTTCCTCCGGAATGCGCGGTCGCTGCCGACGGGGTTCGGCTGCCGTTTCATCCTCCATCGGCGAGTCGGCGGTGCGCGGCGTACCCGTGACGCCAGTTCGGGGGTCGGGTCGACCGGATTCCGGGTGCGTTCGGTTCTTCCGGTTCGGTCGTCTCCGAACTCGCGCGGGCGGCCGGTCTCTGGTTGAGTCGAGGTGGGCAGTACGCCGCACGCACAGGCCAGGACGGGGCAGGCCGGGGAAGGGGGTCGTGTGAGTCCGTACCGCGACCGCTCCGCCGCGTGGGAGGCGCTGTTCTCGCGCACGACACCGCCCGAGGTGCTCGCCGCGATCGCCGAGCTGCATCCCGAGTTCCGCGCGACGGTGGCTCGGCATCCCAATTCGCCCGGCCGTACCGGCGCGGGGCGCGAACCGGTCGGGTCGCGCCGGGTCGTCTCCCTCGCCGACGGCGACGGGCTCGGCGTGCCGCTCGTGCCGAGTGGCCGCCGCCGCCCGGGTCGAGGGATTCGACGGGGCGCACGCCCTGCGACTCCGGCCGCGCCGGCGCTGCTCGTCGTGGCGGCCGCGTCGGCGCTCGTCGGGGTCGTCGTGGTGGCCGTGCTCATCGTCGCCTGACGCGGCCCGTCGGATGGGCCGGGTCGGTGCTCGCTCGCGGGCTATGCGCCCGTGAACACCAGCCAGAGCAGCAGCGCGTTCAGGGCGATCAGGAAGACGGATGACGCGACGCCCGCTGCGGTCGTGGCCCAGTGGTTGCGCCACCGCCCGAGCAGGCCCGCCTGCGCCGTCAGCGCGATCAAGGGGATGAGCGCGAACGGGATGCCGAACGACAGCACGACTTGGCTGAGCACGAGCGAGAGAGTCGGGTCGAATCCGAGCGCGAGGATGACCAGCGCCGGCACGAGGGTGATGAGCCGCCGCAGCATCAGCGGGATGCGCACGCGCAGCAGGCCGTGCATGATCTCGGCGCCGGCGTAGGCGCCGACGCTCGTCGATGCGAGTCCTGACGCGAGCAGCCCCACCGCGAACAGCGTCGCGATGACGGGCCCGAGCGATGCGCCGATCGCGGCGTACGCGCCCTCGAGCGAGTCGGTGCCCTCGACGCCCGCGAGGTTCACCGCGGCCAGCAGCAGGATGCACAGGTTCACGGTGCCGGCGATCGCCATCGCCACGGTCACGTCGACGCGGGTCGCGCGCACCAGCAGGTCGGTCGGCAGCGTCGTCGATGTTCCCGGAGGACGCGGCGCATCCGGCGCATCCAGTGCTGCCGCCTCCACTCGCATCGAGTGGGCGGGGAACGCGCCTTGTTCGCGCGGGTGGCGCGTTTCTTGCCCGTTCGATTCAGAGGCGGGCAGGGCCGTGGTTCCGCCTCGCACGAACCGGTCGCGGCTCAGCGCCGAGTGGGCGTAGATCGCATGCGGCATGATCGTCGCGCCGAGGATGGATGCCGCGAGCAGCACCGAGTTCGCGTCCTCGAACCGGGGCACGAGGCCCGCGGCGAGCCCGGCTGGGTCGGGGGGCGCGATGAACACGCCGACCGTGAAGCCGACCGCGATGATCACGAGCAGCCCCATGATCACGAACTCGAACGGTCGCGCGCCGCGCCGCTGCTGCAGCACGAGCAGCCCGACCGAGACCGCTCCCGTGATCAGCCCGCCCCAGAGGAGGGGCACGCCGAACAGCAGGTTGAGCGCGACCGCGCCGCCGATCACCTCGGCGAGGTCGGTGGCCATCGCGACGAGTTCGGCCTGCAGCCAATACGCGCGTCGCGCCCACCGGTTGCGCAGCCGCGCGCCGAGCACCTCGGGCAGGCTGCGGCCGGTGACGATGCCGAGCTTCGCCGACAGGTACTGGATGAGCCACGCCATGACGTTGCCGATGACCACGACCCACACCAGCAGGTAGCCGTATTGCGCTCCGGCGGTCATGTTGCTCGCGACGTTGCCGGGGTCGAGGTAGGCGACGCCCGCGACCAGTGCAGGCCCCAGTAGCCAGGCCACGCGCGGCACGGATGCGGCGCGGTCGCGCGTGCGAGGGGACCGGGTGTCGACGTCGACAGTTTTCGGCATACCGAAACCCTACTGGGTTTTCGGTATACCGAAAACCCGAACACACGTGTCGGGGACGCTCGTTGTCGCTCCGGGGCTGCGCAGGCGACAACAAGCGACCTCGACCTCGACCTCGACTTGGGCGGGAGCGGGCCTGCGGGCGGCGGTGCGCGGGTAGCGTGGGCGGGTGGACCACGAACACGAGGATGACCCGGAGCACGCCGAGCCCGCCCTCGCGCACGGCGTGGGCCCGTGGCCGGGCGGCGAGGCCGCCTGGCCCGACGATCCGCGCTACGACCCCGAGCTGCTGCGTGCCGGCGACCGGCGCAACGTCGTCGACCGCTACCGCTACTGGCGCATGGACGCGATCGTCGCCGACCTCGATGAGCGCCGGCACCCGTTCCACATCGCGATCGAGAACTGGCAGCACGACCTGAACATCGGCTCGATCGTGCGCACCGCGAACGCGTTCGCCGCCGACACCGTGCACATCATCGGTCGCCGGCGCTGGAACAAGCGGGGCGCGATGGTCACCGACCGCTATCAGCACCTGCAGTACCACGAGGATGTCGCGGGCTTCGCCGCGTGGGCGCACGAGGCATCCGTGCCGATCATCGCGGTCGACAACGTGCCGGGCTCGGTGCCGATCGAGGCGTTCGACTGGCCCGAGCGCTGCGTGCTCCTGTTCGGCCAGGAGGGCCCGGGCTCGACGCCCGAGGCGCTCGCCGCGGCCGACGCGATCGTCGAGATCACCCAGTACGGCTCGACCCGTTCGCTCAACGCGAGCGCGGCGGCCGCGATCGCGATGCACTCGTGGGTGCTGCGCTGGGCGGCGCGGGCAGCGGGCTCCTGACGCGTCTCGCGGCAGACTGTGCTCGTGCCCGTGATCGACAACGCCATCTACCGGGACGGCGCTCGCGTCCTCAGCCCGGCGAGCCTCGAGGAGACCTTCGAGGCCCTCGATGAGCATGGCGGCTTCGCTTGGATCGGCCTCTACCGGCCGACCGATGCCGAGCTGGAGTCCGTCGCGCGGGAGTTCGACCTGCATGGCCTCGCCGTCGAGGACGCCGGCAAGGGGCACCAGCGGGCGAAGCTCGAACGATACGGCGACACGCTGTTCGTCGTGCTGCGCCCCGCCCGCTACCTGGACGACGCGGAGGAGGTGGAGTTCGGGGAGGTGCATCTCTTCATCGGGGACACGTTCGCGGTGAGCGTTCGCCGCGCCGAGTCGCCCGATCTCTCGCGTGTGCGCCGCCGCCTCGAGACTGACCCCGACCTGTTGCGCAAGGGGCCCGAGGCGGTGCTCTACGCCGTGCTCGACGAGGTCGTCGATGAGTACGGCCCGGTCGTGGCCGGCCTCGAGAACGACATCGACGAGATCGAGGACCAACTGTTCTCGGGGGATCCCGCGGTGACTCGGCGCATCTACGACCTCGCGAGCGAGGTGATGGAATTCCAGCGGGCGACCGGGCCGCTGCTCGACATGTTCGTCGCGCTCGAGGGCGGTTTCGAGAAGTACGACATCGACGTCGAGCTGCGGCGGTACCTGCGCGACGTGAACGATCACGTGATCCGCGTCGTCGAGCGCGGCGAGGGGTTCCGGCAGCTGCTGCAGAACGCTCTCTCGGTGCACGCCACGCTCGTCACCCAGCGCCAGAACGACGAGATGCGCTCGCTCACCGAGGCGAGCTACGCGCAGGCCGAGCAGTCGAAGAAGGTCGCGAGCTGGGCAGCGATCATCTTCGCGCCGTCGCTCATCGCGGGTATCTACGGCATGAACTTCGCGCACATGCCCGAGCTCGAGTGGTGGCTCGGCTATCCGTTCGCGCTCGCGCTCATGGCCGGGTTCGCCGGGGTGCTCTACCTCGTGTTCCGGTCGCGGAAGTGGCTGTAACACCCTGTTGACACATGGTCAAGAGTGACGCGTATTCTGCGACCCTTGACACGCTCCCGCGCCCGGCCGGTAGGCATAGCGCATGAGACGCACTCGGCACCACGAATCGGTTCCACGTCTGCAGCGACCCCGTCGGGGGCCGCTCCTCATCGGCGCGGCCCTCGCGGCCCTGCCCCTCGCTCTCGGCGGCATCACCGCGCCCGCCGCCTGGGCCGCCGACGCGATCACGCTCGAAGGCGGCGTGAGCGCTCCCGTGTTCGACTACGACGACGCGATCCGCGAGCGGGTCTACATCCCGGTCGCGGGCGTCGACCAGGATCTCGACGGCCAAGACGACGTCACCCGCATCGAGATCATCCGTCCGGCCGAGTCCGACGACGGGCTCGAAGTGCCCGCCATCATCGACCCGAGTCCGTACTACACGACGCTCGGGCGGGGCAACGAGAGCGAATTCATCTCCGACACCGACGCCGACGGCCTGAACGACTCGTGGCCGCTGTTCTACGACAACTACTTCGTGCCGCGCGGGTACGCGGTGATCCTCGCGCAGATGGACGGCACCGCCGGGTCGACCGGATGCCCGATGCACGGCGGGCCCGGAGACATCCAGAGCATGAAGGTCGTGATCGACTGGCTGCAGGGCCGGGTCGAGGGCACCAACGCCGCCGGCGAGGCCGTGACGGCCGACTGGCACAACGGCAAGGCCGCGATGATCGGCAAGTCGTACGACGGCACGCTCGCCAACGGCGTCGCCGCCACGGGCGTCGAGGGCTTGACCACCATCGTGCCGATCTCGGCGATCTCGAACTGGTACGGCTACTCGCGCACCGGCGGCGTCGCCCACAACACGAACTACCCGTCGGGCCTCGCGAACACGGTCACGAATCCCGAGCGGCGGTCGCTATGCGCCCCGACTCGCACGCTGCTGAACGGCATCGACGGCGACGAGTCGGGCGACGTCAACCCGTTCTGGGCCGAGCGCGACTACCGCACCTCGATCGACGACCTGCACGCGTCGGTGTTCGTCGTGCACGGGCTGAACGACGACAACGTGCGCATGAGTCAGGTCGGCGACTATTGGAGCGCGCTCGCCGAGCGCGACGTGCCGCGCAAGATCTGGCTCGCGAAGGTCGGCCACGTCGACCCGTTCGACTTCCGTCGCGCCGAGTGGGTCGACACGCTGCACCGCTGGTTCGACCACTGGCTGCTCGACATCGACAACGGCATCATGGACGAGCCGCAGGCCACGGTCGAGACCGCGCCCGAGCAGTACGAGGATGTCGCGAGCTGGCCGGTTCCGGGCACCGAACCGGTCGACGTCTACCTGGGCGCGACCGCGCCGGGTGCCGCCGGTGCGCTGCGCTTGCAGGCGGCGGCCGAGCCTGCGTCGCTGTCGTTCACCGGGCCGACCGGGTCGATCACCGAGGGAAATGCGATCAACACGCCGGCCGGCTCGCAGGCCCAGCGACTGGTGTTCCTGTCGGAGCCCCTGACGACCGACCTGCGCATCTCGGGTACCGCCCGGGTCGAGCTCGCGGCGTCGCTCGGGGTCACCCAGGCGAACCTGTCGGCCTTGCTCGTCGACTACGGCCCGTCGACGCCGACGCCCCGTACGGGCGAGGGTGTGCAGAACACCACGACGACGACCTGCTGGGGCGCCGAGAGCGACGCCGACGATGCGTGCTACCTCGAGGTCGCCCGCCGCACGTCGACGGTCGACACCTGGCGGGTCACCCGGGGCGCGCTCGACACATCGAACCGCGAGTCGCTGATCGAGGGCGAGGGCACGCCGGTCGTCGCCGGCCAGCCCTACGCGTTCTCGTGGCCGCTCGAACCGTATGACACCACGTTCGCCGCCGGTCACCGCATCGGCGTCGTGGTGACGACGAACCTCTCGGGCTACAACATCGGCGGCACGGGAAGCGCGACCGTCACGGTCGACGCGGCGACGAGCCGCGTGGTTCTGCCCGTGGTCGGCGGGATCGGCGCGGCGGCCGCGGCAGGCGGCCTCGGAGTCCCGGCCCCGGTATCGCTGTCGTTCGAGGTCGGCGACCGGGGCGAGCCGATCGAGCCGCAGTCGGTCGCGTTCGGCACGGCACCCGTCGCGCCGGCCGATCCGGTGTCGGCAGACGGCTGGTGGCTGTTCGACGGCTGGTACACCGATGCGGCGCTCACCACGCCGTTCGACTTCGCCGCACCGCTCGTCGCGGACGCCACCGCGTACGCGAAGTGGAAGCCCGCCGACGCGACGGCCCCAGGCAAGGGCACGCTGTCGAACACGAGCGGGTGGGCGTACGGCCTGCACGACGGCACGTTCGAAGTGGTCATGAACCTGTGGTGGGGCGTGCCGGGCCGCGAGCTGCGGCTCTACGAGAACGGCGTGCTCGTGAGCACGCAGGCGCTCACCCCCACCGGCACCTCGCAAGAGGCACGGGTGGCGTTCACCGGCAAGCCGAACGGCACCTACGTCTACACCGCAGAGCTCGTCAACTCGCGCGGCGCGACGGCGGCGAGTTCGACCACGGTGAAGGTCACGGATGCAGCTCCGGCCAAGCCCGTGGTGTCGCACGACAACTGGGATCGAGACGGCGTGTTCACGGTCACCGCGAACCTGTGGTGGGGCACGAACGCGACGTCGTACCGGTTCCTCCTCGACGGGGTCGAGGTGGGCTCGGGCGAGCTGACGGCGGCGACGCCGGCCGCGCAGGCGGCCACGGTCGCGCTGACGGGTGTCGCGCCCGGCGCGCACACGCTCGTCGCGGTGTTCGCGAACGCGAACGGCGAGACGGCGTCCGCGCCAGTGAAGGTGGAGGTGCGCTGACCGGGGTGCGCAGCCTCGACCGGCTCCCGCCCACCAGGGCGGGAGCCGGTTGCGCGCCGCCTACCCGATGAGGCTCGGCTGCAGGTCGCGCACCGTGCGGAAGTGCGTCATGCGCGTCACACCGATCGCCCTCGCGATGCTGTTGGCCGTCGCAGGCGCAGTGCTCCTGCTGCGCCGTCGGTCGCAGGCCGGGTCGCGTTCCGAGCACTGATCGTCCACGGGAACGGGCGTCGCGGCGGCGCGGCGCCTGTTCCGCTCCTCGGGGCTCAGCCGCACTGCCCGTCACCACTTCGTGCGGCCGGCATGAGTGCGCGGTTCCGCGAACAGGTCACGGTTGCCGGCCGCGGCGCCTCCCCAGGCCCACTGCGATGCCACCGGCGATCACCAACGCCGCCGCCGCTACCGCGAACCCGGCTCCGCCGAATCCCGATGAGTCGAACCCGGTGGGCGGCAGCTCGGCCGACACCCCGGGCGCGGGTGCTGCGGGCACAGTCACGGTGACCGTCGCGATCGCGGAGGGGTCGCCGTTGCGCAGGAGCTGCTGACCGGTGTAGACGTCTTCGGTCGAGGTGCCCCCTGAGCTGGTCAGGCGCACTGACGCCGTATATTCACCGGGCTGCGTGTACTCGTGCTCGACCACGGGGGTCGATGTGACCAGCGTGGTGCCGTCACCGAAGTCCCACGCGTACTCCGCGATCGACCCGAACTCCACGGTCGAGCCCGACGCGTCGAACGTCACCGGTGAGTTCGGCTCCGACGCCGTCAACCGTGCGATCGGCGCCTGATCCGGCGTCACCGCCAGACCGAGAAGGCCGGAAGCTTCGAACGGGGACTGGGAGAGCGTCGCCAATGTCCCGGCATCGTGCGCGCTCACCAACGGCGTCTCGGACCCGGCCGGCGTCGACCGAGTCGCCGAATAGACACGCGAACCGTCGGGCGTGACTGCGAGATCCCCGGTCTCGTATGGGAAGGGCGTTGAAGTGGTCACCGTCATCGACGTGATGTCGACCGAAGTGAGCTCGGCCGTAACGTCCCCCACCCCGGCCAGCGTGTAGACGTACGCGCCGTCCGGCGCCATCGCAAGTGCCCCGTAGGAGAGATCGAGATCGAGCCTGAGATCGGTGATCTCACCTGTGGTCAGGTCCAGCCGTGTCACCGCAGGCACCCCCGACTCCTCCACCGTTCTGCCGACTTCGCCACTGAGCACCGCGGTCGATCCGTCCGGTGTCAGCACCAGCGCACGCGCGTAGTGGTCGGCCAGCGGAATCGTCCTCACCGGATCGAGCGTTGTCGCGTCGAATGCACGCAACTCGGAGATCGGGTTGAATCGCGTGCCTGCACACAGGAGCCAGACCGTGCCGCCATCAGGGGCGAACGCCACCGCAGCCGCCGATGTGGCATCGCCTGTGCACCCGTCGAAACGCTCGAACGCGCGAGTGGCCACGTCGCCTCGGGCATGCGGCAGCATGACCACCGATCCGTCGGGACTCACGGCCAGTGACCTCGGCGACCCGACGCTTGCGTCCTGCCAGATCATCTCTCCCGTCGACGCGTCGAAAGCCGCGAACCCACCAACCGTTCCCCCGAGGTCGTCCACGAAGGTGCCGAACGAGTACACGGTTCGCGCATCGGGCGAATACGCGAGTGCTGTCACCGTGTAGCCGGGCAGGTTCGTCTGCCTGACCGATCCGTCATCCGCTGTCACGAACCCCAGAGCCCCCCAGTTCCCTTCCCACTCGCCGCCCGGCAGGGGAACGTTGAGACCGGTCACGACCTCCCACGAACGACCCGCGGTAGGGGCCGCCGCGGCCTGCGCGCCCGCAGGAGCCAGCGTCAGCACCGCAAGCGACGCCAGCGCCAGGGCGGAACCGATCCGTCGCACGGTATGTCACCGTCCTTTCGCGCACGCCGATGGTCGTCACCGTATCGTCAGCGATACCCCGCGACAAGGGTGCACGCCTGCCCGGCACGCTTGCGGCCGCGCACGACACGTCACTAGGTTGATCAGCATCGACACGCACGGGGGGCCTGCGATGCGATACCTCGGAGCGGCGCTCGTTGTGGCCACACTCGTCCTGCTCGGAATCGTTCCCACAGCCACAGCCACAGCCACAGCCGCAGCCACAGCCACAGCCGCAACGCCACCCGATGACACGGGTCGCTCGTGGGAAGTCGCGGCGGCGCGTTGGGATTTCATCCGGGGCCCCGGTTCCACCGTGTACACGGGCGCGTTGGCATTTCTGAACGTCGATGACGGCTCGGTGCGTGAACTGCCGTGGGGAGACTACGCGCCCGGTGATGTTGCCTACGCCCCCGATGCTCGGACCCTGTACACCGTGGGCCTGATCAGCATCGGCGATACGATCTTCGATGCTGAGGTGCATCTCGCAGCTCATGATGCGTCCTCCGGTGACGTGAGGTGGACGGTACCCCTCTCTGACAGCCAAGAACGACTGGCGGTCAGCCCCGATGGGTCAATCGCGATAACCACGAACGACAGGATCGATCTGACCACGCGCCAGGTGGTTCCTTTCGACGCGTGCGGCGGGACAGTCAACGACGGTCCGATCGACGTCGCCTTCAGCCCCGACGGCAGCACCGCCTGGATCGTCTGCAGATTCCGCGATCCTGACCGTGCGGAGTTGCGCGCGTTCGACCCCGCGACCCTCGATCTTCTCCGCACCATTGAACTCGCCCACGATGTGACCGGCCGCATCGCGTTGACCCCCGACGGGTCGACGGCGGTGCTCTCGGGCGCGCGGCTGAATCTGCCCGTCTTCAACCAGCGAGCGGTCCGTGTCGATCTCGCAACCGGGGCAGTCGCCGATATCGCCACCGACTCGTCGTTCATGTTGGGGTCGATCTCGATCGCGCCCGACGGCACCCGCGCGTATCTCAGCGTTCAGCAGGCATCGGATGACAGCCAGGACTCGCTGTGGGCTGTGGACATCGCGACGATGACTCTTGCAGCTTCGGGCCCGCTCGAAAACTATGGGACGCATCCGATCGTCACGCCCGACGGTGCGGAGGTCTTCGCGACAGGGTACGGCCCGTGGGGCGAGGCCGGCGAACGTGCCAAAGCGATCTCGGCGCACGACGCTGCCACGCTTACCCCACTCGGCGCGACACCACCGCTCCCAGGCGCCGAGAATCTGGCGGTCACTCCTGACCAAGCGCCGGTGGCGCGGCTGACCGCGTCGGAGCCGAACTCGCCGGTGACGTTCGATGCGTCGGCCTCGACGGTGGAGTTCGGGTCGATTGCGGAGTACGCGTGGGACTTCGGCGATGGCGTGAGCACCGTGACCACGACGCCGACCGTGGAGCATGAGTACGCCGAACCGGGTGAGTTCACCGCGACCGTTCGGTTGACGAGTTCGGGCGGCACGTCGACCGAGGACGTGTACACCGGTCACCAGTTGCTGCGCAACGGCGACGCGTCGGCGGTGGCGACGGTCACGGTCACGGTGCCCGAGCCCGCGGTGCCCGGGTCGGGGGTGGCGGGTGAGTTGCCGCCCGCCGGGTTCAACGGGGCGACGTGGGTGATCGCGGGCATCGGGATGCTGCTGACCGGTGCGCTCGCGGTGGTCATCGTCCGCCGCCGGGTGCAACCCCAACGGAAGGACGCATGATGCGACGAATCGGAGTGGTGTTCGCGATGGTCGCACTGGCACTGCTCGGGATCCCCTCCGCGGCCACGGCCGCCACATCACCCGCCGACGACACGGGCCGCTCGTGGGAGGTTGCCGTATCGTCACTGGCCAGTGACGATACGGCAGGTGAGTACGCACTGAGCTTCCTCAGCGTCGATGACGGTTCGGCGCGTCAGGTCGGGCTGCAGGACTACGACTCCGTAGATGGCCTCGCCTACGCGCCCGACGCGCGCACGCTGTACACCGTCGGTTTCGTCGTCGACGAACTCGATTACGAGCATCAGGCCGTGACAGCCCACGATGCGACGACCGGTGACGTCCTGTGGAGCACAACCGCCGGCGATGCCGGCTCGAGATACTTCCCGATGATCGCCGTGAGTCCGGACGGCGCGGTCGCGATGACAACGGGCAACGACGAGGCCAGGGTAGATCTGGTCACCCGCGCGTCTACGCCGTTCGACGCGTGTGCGGGTGGCTTCGGCTTTGCGACTGGCGCCGCGTTCAGTCCCGACGGCAGAGCCTGGTTCGTGTGCAGGCCCGCACTGCCCGCCGCCGGCATCGAGTTGCGTGCGTATGACGTGGCGACACTCAGCCTGGTCGACACCGTCGAGATCCCAGGCTTCTATCCCCGCGACTCGCGCATCGCTATCACACCCGACGGGTCGACCGCGGTGCTGTCGAACGCGGCACTGGCGACCCCCCCATCGGTAGAAACGACGCTGCGCATCGACCTTGTCACTGGGGCACACGGCGCGATCGAGCAGTTCACCGCCGGAAGCATCGCGCTGTCACCTGACAGCGCCCGAGCTTGGGTCGCAAGCTCTTGGTACGCCGACGACCGCGCACTTCACGCGGTCGATCTCGATGCGACCGCGGTCATTGCCTCACTTCCGCTCGCGGTGGGCACGTTCGCGAACCCCCTCGTCACTCCCGACGGCAGCCGGATCTACATGATCACCGAAGAAAACACAGGCGGTGGGTGGGAGTACGCGGTGTCGCGCCACAACGCCGACACCCTCGCCGTGCTCGGCGATACGCCACTGCCCGGCTTCGGCGTCGACCTGGCGGTCACCCCTGACCAGGCGCCGGTGGCGCGGCTGACCGCATCCGAGCCGAACTCGCCGGTGACGTTCGACGCGTCGGCCTCGACGGTGGAGTTCGGCACGATCGCCGAGTACGCGTGGGACTTCGGCGACGGCGTGAGCACCGTGACCACGACCCCGACCGTGGAGCATGAGTACGCCGAACCTGGCGAGTACACCGCGACCGTTCGGCTGACGAGTTCGGGTGGCACGTCGACCGAGGACGTGTACACGGGCCAGCAGATGTTGCGTAACGGCGACGCGTCGGCGGTCGCGACGGTCACGGTCACGGTTCCCGAGCCCGCGGTGCCCGAGCCCGCGGTGCCCGAGCCCGCGGTGCCCGAGCCCGCGGTGCCCGGGTCGGGGGTGGCGGGTGAGTTGCCGCCCGCCGGGTTCCAGGGGGCGTGGGTGGTGATCGTGGGGTTCGGGATGCTGGTGGCCGGTGCGCTCGCGGTGGTCATCGTCCGCCGCCGGGTGCAACCCCAACGGAAGGACGCATGATGCGACGGACTGGATCGACACGGGCGCTCACCGCACTTGCCGTGGTCGGGATCGCAGCCGCCCCCGCAGCCCCAGCCACGGCCGCCACACCACCAGACGATGACACGGGCCGGTCGTGGGAAGTCGCCGTGGCCTCGTTGGATCTCACCCGTGATCCCTGGACGTTTTCGGGCTCGTTGGCATTTCTGAATATCGATGATGGGTCGTTGCGCCAGACGCCGTGGAGTGACTACGCGCCAAATGCTCTCGCGTACGCGCCGGACGCCCGCACCCTGTACACCGTCGGCGCTGTCGGCGACGCAGAGGTTGCAGAGGTCT
Proteins encoded in this window:
- a CDS encoding PKD domain-containing protein; translated protein: MRRIGSALALASLAVLTLAPAGAQAAAAPTAGRSWEVVTGLNVPLPGGEWEGNWGALGFVTADDGSVRQTNLPGYTVTALAYSPDARTVYSFGTFVDDLGGTVGGFAAFDASTGEMIWQDASVGSPRSLAVSPDGSVVMLPHARGDVATRAFERFDGCTGDATSAAAVAFAPDGGTVWLLCAGTRFNPISELRAFDATTLDPVRTIPLADHYARALVLTPDGSTAVLSGEVGRTVEESGVPAVTRLDLTTGEITDLRLDLDLSYGALAMAPDGAYVYTLAGVGDVTAELTSVDITSMTVTTSTPFPYETGDLAVTPDGSRVYSATRSTPAGSETPLVSAHDAGTLATLSQSPFEASGLLGLAVTPDQAPIARLTASEPNSPVTFDASGSTVEFGSIAEYAWDFGDGTTLVTSTPVVEHEYTQPGEYTASVRLTSSGGTSTEDVYTGQQLLRNGDPSAIATVTVTVPAAPAPGVSAELPPTGFDSSGFGGAGFAVAAAALVIAGGIAVGLGRRRGRQP
- a CDS encoding PKD domain-containing protein; this encodes MAFLNVDDGSVRELPWGDYAPGDVAYAPDARTLYTVGLISIGDTIFDAEVHLAAHDASSGDVRWTVPLSDSQERLAVSPDGSIAITTNDRIDLTTRQVVPFDACGGTVNDGPIDVAFSPDGSTAWIVCRFRDPDRAELRAFDPATLDLLRTIELAHDVTGRIALTPDGSTAVLSGARLNLPVFNQRAVRVDLATGAVADIATDSSFMLGSISIAPDGTRAYLSVQQASDDSQDSLWAVDIATMTLAASGPLENYGTHPIVTPDGAEVFATGYGPWGEAGERAKAISAHDAATLTPLGATPPLPGAENLAVTPDQAPVARLTASEPNSPVTFDASASTVEFGSIAEYAWDFGDGVSTVTTTPTVEHEYAEPGEFTATVRLTSSGGTSTEDVYTGHQLLRNGDASAVATVTVTVPEPAVPGSGVAGELPPAGFNGATWVIAGIGMLLTGALAVVIVRRRVQPQRKDA
- a CDS encoding PKD domain-containing protein; the encoded protein is MMRRIGVVFAMVALALLGIPSAATAATSPADDTGRSWEVAVSSLASDDTAGEYALSFLSVDDGSARQVGLQDYDSVDGLAYAPDARTLYTVGFVVDELDYEHQAVTAHDATTGDVLWSTTAGDAGSRYFPMIAVSPDGAVAMTTGNDEARVDLVTRASTPFDACAGGFGFATGAAFSPDGRAWFVCRPALPAAGIELRAYDVATLSLVDTVEIPGFYPRDSRIAITPDGSTAVLSNAALATPPSVETTLRIDLVTGAHGAIEQFTAGSIALSPDSARAWVASSWYADDRALHAVDLDATAVIASLPLAVGTFANPLVTPDGSRIYMITEENTGGGWEYAVSRHNADTLAVLGDTPLPGFGVDLAVTPDQAPVARLTASEPNSPVTFDASASTVEFGTIAEYAWDFGDGVSTVTTTPTVEHEYAEPGEYTATVRLTSSGGTSTEDVYTGQQMLRNGDASAVATVTVTVPEPAVPEPAVPEPAVPEPAVPGSGVAGELPPAGFQGAWVVIVGFGMLVAGALAVVIVRRRVQPQRKDA